The Kribbella sp. NBC_00662 nucleotide sequence TCGAGTTCGAACACGCCGTACGCCGCGTCGTCCGCGGTCGCCGCGTACTTGTCGCCCTGCTCGTCGACCCGCGTCGGGATATGCGTCGCGCCCTGGCAGTACACGGACTTGACCGGCCCGAACGTCTGGTCGAGCACGTACCGCCAGTGGCAGAACATGTCGAGGATGATGCCGCCGCCCTCTTCGGACTTGTAGTTCCACGACGGCCGCTGTGCCTCCTGCCAGTCGCCCTCGAAGACCCAGTAGCCGAACTCGCCGCGCACCGACAGGATCCGGCCGAAGAACCCGCCGTCGACCAACCGCTTCAGCTTCCGCAGACCGGGCAGCGACAGCTTGTCCATCACAACGCCGTTCTTCAGGCCCGAGTCGAGCACCGTACGGGCGAGGTCGACCGCCGCCTCCAGGCTCTCGGCGATCGGCTTCTCGCAGTAGATCGCCTTGCCGGCCTCGACCGCGGCGCGGACGCCCTTCTCACGCAGCTGGGTGAGCTGGGAGTCGAAGTAGATCTCGACGTCCGGCTGGGCCAGCGCCTCGGCCAGGTCGGTGGTCCACCGCTCCAGCCCGTACTGCTCCGCGATCCGGCGCAGCTTCAACTCGTTGCGCCCGACCAGGATCGGCTCGGGGATGATCATCGTGCCGTCCGCGGCGGGCAGTCCGCCCTGCTCGCGGATCGCCACGATGGAACGCTCGAGGTGCTGGCGCAGGCCCATCCGGCCGGTGACGCCGTTCATCACGATGCCGATGCGTCGCTCGTTCACAGTCGTACCTCTCACGCTCGAGTGTCATAAACGTCGAGGCGGCCGCACATGCCGTGCAGGCCGGACTCAGTAGGTGCAGGAAGTTGGTGCAGCTCGGCTGACTCCAGGTGCGGCGCGGTGCCGGCCTCCAGCGCGTCGAGCGCGGCCCCGGTCTCGTCGGCGAGGCGGCGCGCGCCCTGCTCCCAGCGCTTCCGCCAGTCCGCGAGCTGCGGTTGCACGAGCCGGATCGCAGCCGCGTAGAACTCGTCCAGCGCAGACGGTCCCTCCGACTCGCAGCGCTCCCGCAGTACGGCGTAGCCCTGTACTGCGAGGTCTCGCCGCGCCATCGCGGACTGTGTCCGCGCCTCGTCGGTGAGCGCAGTCGCCTTGAGATATGTCTCGCGATCGGCGAGGTACTCCGGCGGCAGTGTCATCACCGCGTCACCGGCCTCGGGGAGACCGGAGTTCGACATGAGGGCGAGGATCTGGAGTCCGCCGCGGTTCACGAGCCGGTGGATCGTGCCCGGGCTGAACCAGACCACGGCGCCGGCCCGCAACGGCGTCTCGGTGTGCCCCTTCGTCGACAGCGTGTGTACGGCGCCGTCGCCGGCGAGCACGTAGTACCCCTCGGAGCAGGCCAGGTGCACATGCGGCGTACCGCCGACCAGGCCGTCGCTGGCCTCGGCGTCGTACACCGTCAGCTTCGAGATCCCGACCCCACCCGGCAGCGCCATGGCCGGTCCGCTCTCGAACTCACACATGCACGCCTCCCTCCTGAGCCTGGGAAAGGGCTTTCCGCAGCCTGTGTCCGTAACCATAGGTGGGCGCTCCGACCGAGTCAACCTGTCACGGAAAGCGATCTCCACCACACCCGGTCACAGGCAGATACGCCGAGCCCGTCCGCGTAGGCAGCGCGCCTACTCGTGCCGGCCCGGGCTGGCGATCTGCGGGATCAGGCCCTCTGGCCCCGAACGGATGCGACCGCTCCGGCCCACCGGTCCCGCAGCTCGGACCGCGCGGCGGCATCGAGCCTGGGCTCGAACGTTCTGTACGACCGCCCCGCGGCCCACCCGGTCGTCGCACCCAAGGTCTTCCACGCCAGCTCGGCGGCACCCAGGGCGGAAACCTCCGGTACGTCGGCAGCCTCGACCGGGCGGCCGAGGAGATCCGCCTGGGTCTGCATCAGGAGCCCGGACACGGTCGCGCCGCCGTCGGCGCGCAGACTCTTCACCGCACCCGGGATCGTGTCGGCGATGTCGCAGATCTGATGGGCGACGGCGTCGACGGCGGCCCGGGCGATCTCTGCCCGGGTGGTCGAGCTGTTCATCCCGGTCAGCGCCGCGCGGGCCTGGCGGTCCCAATGGGGCGCGCCCAGGCCGGCAAACGCGGGTACAAGTACGACGCCTTCGGCCGACGGCACGGTTTCGGCCAGGCTTACGAGGGAGCCGACGTCGGGTAGGCCGAGCAGGTCCGCCGTCCACGCGAGCGCTGCGCCTGACGACACGATGTTTCCTTCGAGTGCGTAGACCGGGCGGTCCGTCAACCAGGCCAGCGTGCAGCCGGTTTCGACGAAGTCCTCCACCGGCGTCATCACCGACGACCCGGTTCCGTACGTCGCCTTCACCATCCCGGTCTGCGTGCAGCCTTGCCCGTACATCGCCGCGTGCGAATCCGCGAGGACGGCGATGATCGGGATCCCGTCCGGCAGATCCGGCACGCCGGCGGTCACGCCGAAGCCCGCGTCGGACCGTCGTACGTCGGGCAGCGCCGACCGGGGTACGCCGAACGCGTCGAGCAAAGCCGGTGACCAGTCCAACTGGACAACGTCGAAGAGCAAGGTCCGCGAGGCGTTCCCGGCCTCGGTCAGATGCTCACGGCAACCAGTCAGCTTGTGGATCAGCCAGGAGTCGACCGTGCCGACGAGCGCGTCCGAGCGATCGAGGAGCCAGCGCATCTTCGGCGCCGAGAACATCGCGTCCACGCGAAGGCCGGTCCGCCGTACGAGTTGGTCGATCGTGGCGGGGAGGCGTGCGCACCACTCGGCGGTGCGCACGTCCTGCCAGCCGAGGACCGGGCCGACCGGTTCGCCCGACC carries:
- a CDS encoding Gfo/Idh/MocA family protein encodes the protein MNERRIGIVMNGVTGRMGLRQHLERSIVAIREQGGLPAADGTMIIPEPILVGRNELKLRRIAEQYGLERWTTDLAEALAQPDVEIYFDSQLTQLREKGVRAAVEAGKAIYCEKPIAESLEAAVDLARTVLDSGLKNGVVMDKLSLPGLRKLKRLVDGGFFGRILSVRGEFGYWVFEGDWQEAQRPSWNYKSEEGGGIILDMFCHWRYVLDQTFGPVKSVYCQGATHIPTRVDEQGDKYAATADDAAYGVFELEGGIVAQMNSSWATRVFRDELVEFHVDGTEGSAVAGLRRCRAQHRSATPKPVWNPDLPATEKFREQWAEVPDNEPFDNGFKVQWEMFLHHVVDDTPFTWDFVEAAKGVQLAELGLQSWHEGRKLAVPKLDLEVK
- a CDS encoding cupin domain-containing protein; this encodes MCEFESGPAMALPGGVGISKLTVYDAEASDGLVGGTPHVHLACSEGYYVLAGDGAVHTLSTKGHTETPLRAGAVVWFSPGTIHRLVNRGGLQILALMSNSGLPEAGDAVMTLPPEYLADRETYLKATALTDEARTQSAMARRDLAVQGYAVLRERCESEGPSALDEFYAAAIRLVQPQLADWRKRWEQGARRLADETGAALDALEAGTAPHLESAELHQLPAPTESGLHGMCGRLDVYDTRA
- a CDS encoding FGGY family carbohydrate kinase — encoded protein: MVQAVLAIDQGTTNSKAVLVDVDARVLGTGSAPVALSTPRPGWVEQDAEDLWQSVLRATSTCLATASVGVEVVGIALSTQRESVVGWSRSGEPVGPVLGWQDVRTAEWCARLPATIDQLVRRTGLRVDAMFSAPKMRWLLDRSDALVGTVDSWLIHKLTGCREHLTEAGNASRTLLFDVVQLDWSPALLDAFGVPRSALPDVRRSDAGFGVTAGVPDLPDGIPIIAVLADSHAAMYGQGCTQTGMVKATYGTGSSVMTPVEDFVETGCTLAWLTDRPVYALEGNIVSSGAALAWTADLLGLPDVGSLVSLAETVPSAEGVVLVPAFAGLGAPHWDRQARAALTGMNSSTTRAEIARAAVDAVAHQICDIADTIPGAVKSLRADGGATVSGLLMQTQADLLGRPVEAADVPEVSALGAAELAWKTLGATTGWAAGRSYRTFEPRLDAAARSELRDRWAGAVASVRGQRA